DNA from Petroclostridium xylanilyticum:
TCTTAAGAACTCGGCTATTTTCTCCAGCTTCTCTTTTACAACTAAATGATAATCTATAGCATAGGCGTATTTAGATATATTTGAACTTTCTACATGCCCGATGAAATAGGGGAACAAACATACAATAATGGATTGTACGTCCTCTAGCGTCAGTCTCGGGTCTATCCTTTTTCTCAAATCCTTTTCTTCCAACCCGGTATAATGCTCCTGCCCTATCCTTTGCTTTAATATTTTTTCCAGCTCTAAATAAGGACCGGGAGGAGCTATTCCTACATATTCAATATTTAATGACTTGCAAAATTGTTTTAATTTTTCTTTCACTGCAATCTCTCCACAGACTTCATATGACATTGTTAATTTTTACCATTACAATGATATTATACGTCAATACCCAATGAATTATCTGAAAAATCCAAGTATATTTTGGACAACAGAAAAGCCTATACCCGGTTGCCATATGGATACAGGCTTTTCTCTATACATTCTCAATATAAAATTATTGCCCAATTGTTATTATTTCATCACTTGATATTTCATTAATTTTGTCATCTATATAAGTATTACTAAGTACTTTACATTGTCTATTTTAGTTCACAGTTCACGGTTCACAGGATTTTCTTGGCTAATTTCTGTGAACTGAGAATTGTGAACCGTGAACAAAATAACAATAATGTAACATACTTAGTGTTATATATATATTATACCAATATTATGTGAACTATTCCACTGTAAATTTTATGTATATATCAAATTTTTTAAATCTTTTTTTCCAATTTTGTTGAACCACGGGCTAGTGAAGTTACAACAGCTACCCAGGCTAATATGGAGGCCATAATATAAGCGAGGTGAAAAGCACCTGTAAATGCCTGATTCCTTAGTTCAACACCTGTTATACCTTTTTGTGAAAGTACTTTATACAGGTAACCCATATGGTTGCTAAAAATTGCCCCCGATACAGCTACCCCCAAGACCATACCAATATTCCGCATGGTAGCCAGCATGCCTGATGCGATACCTCGCCTGTTATCAGGAACACTCCCCATGATTGCACTATTGTTAGGTGCCTGGAACATACCGGATCCCAGCCCTACAGTTGCCAGGCCTATGACGATTTCAAAGTTAGTGGAACTGATATTCAAATTGCTTAACTGCCAGGTTCCCAGGGCAACTATCCCCATACCTATAGAACTTATATAACGGCTGTCAAAACGGTCAGACATTGCCCCGCTAATGGGAGCAACCAGCATGGTGGTAAGCGGCATGGGAATAAGCATTAAGCCGGCTTCCGACGGTGGCAACTGCCTGAGCTGCTGCAGATAAAAGGGCATAAGCAGTATAACGGAAAATTGAGCCATATAATTTAATAACGCCGATACATTACTCATGGAAAAAAGACGATTTTTAAATAATGCTAAATCTACCATAGGATAAGCTGTGCGCTTCTCTATGTATACAAATAACAACAACAACATAAAACCCATTACCAATGCCGCTATAATATAAGGGTTTTTCCAGCCAAACTGCTCGGTATAACTTAAAGGTACTAATAAGCTGGTTAATGCCAAAAAGATAACAACCGCTCCTTTTATGTCAAAAGGTTGTACCTCACGTTCTATGCTGTCAGGTATAACTTTACTTGCCCATATTATACCTATTACCCCAACAGGCAAATTAATATAAAAAATACTCTGCCATCCAAACTGTGAAGTGAGAAAACCTCCTACGATAGGTCCTGTCGTTAAGGCTACTGCAACTGCTACAGCGTTCACTCCCAGCGCTTTACCCCGCTGCTGCGGAGGTGTGGTATCTGTTATAATCGCCGGCCCCATGGACATTAGCATCCCCGCCCCCAAGGCCTGAATACCACGGGAAATAATTAAAACAGCAATAGTCGGGACCATCCCGCAAAGCAGGGAACCTGCTGTAAATATAATAAAACCTGTTATATAAATTTTTTTATGTCCATACATGTCTCCCATTCTTCCATAGGTAAGAAGAAGGCTGCTTATGATAAGCAAATAGGCCATAACCACCCATTCAATAATAGACAAAGGGGCCTTAAAATAAGCGCCGATCTTAGGCAGTGCAATATTCACCACGCTGGAATCCAAGGCAGACATAAATGTCCCTGTTGCTACTGCCGCCAGGATTTGTCTTCGTCTGCTATTATCCAGCTGTTCATGAAGTTTAAGTGGTAATTCCGCAGGTTTATTAAAATTCATTTCATCCTCCCGTTTATAAAGCAAATTAGATCTGTCTTGTAAAATTAAAACTTTAAGTTATATACCCAACTTTATATGAAACAAAATGATATTAACATTTAATTTTAATTTATACACTTAAATCTAATTTAGCATTTTGACTTTATATCAAAATTATACTACTTTTTTACCAGGTTGAACAGCTATTTATACTAATCCGCTATCCCGGTATTCAGTCGGTGACATTCCTGTATATTTTTTAAAGGCCAGGCTAAAATAATTTGCATCTTTAAACCCCACCATATTACCAATTTCATAGGTAAGGTACAAGGTACTCTTCAACAGCTTTTTTGCTTCCTCCATCCGTACCCGGTTGATATACTCAACACATCCTTCTCCAGTCTCTTTTTTAAATATCCTGCTAAAATAATTTGGCGTCACATAGAGGTGTCCAGCAATATCGGCCACCGATATTTCTTCATTGAAATGTTGTTGAATGTATTCTTTTCCCATTTCTATCAGTTTCCTGGTCCGGTTATTTCTAGCTTGAGAAATGATGGTTAAAATTTCGCGCACAAAGTTCTCTACTAAAGCAAATGCACTACTGAGAGATACAGATTGATGAATATCATGGTAAAGTTCGTCAGGTGTCTTTTCCAGCCTTCTTTCCTGGGCAGCCAGGTCATTAAAGGCTAGATAAAGATTGCTGACTAATTCATAACACTTTGCTTTAGCCCATAGTGGCGTAATCGCAGGCTGACTCTTTATTTGTTCAAAAAACCGGTCTAAAAGTAAAAGTATGATATCTTCTTTTTCTTTGCT
Protein-coding regions in this window:
- a CDS encoding MFS transporter; protein product: MNFNKPAELPLKLHEQLDNSRRRQILAAVATGTFMSALDSSVVNIALPKIGAYFKAPLSIIEWVVMAYLLIISSLLLTYGRMGDMYGHKKIYITGFIIFTAGSLLCGMVPTIAVLIISRGIQALGAGMLMSMGPAIITDTTPPQQRGKALGVNAVAVAVALTTGPIVGGFLTSQFGWQSIFYINLPVGVIGIIWASKVIPDSIEREVQPFDIKGAVVIFLALTSLLVPLSYTEQFGWKNPYIIAALVMGFMLLLLFVYIEKRTAYPMVDLALFKNRLFSMSNVSALLNYMAQFSVILLMPFYLQQLRQLPPSEAGLMLIPMPLTTMLVAPISGAMSDRFDSRYISSIGMGIVALGTWQLSNLNISSTNFEIVIGLATVGLGSGMFQAPNNSAIMGSVPDNRRGIASGMLATMRNIGMVLGVAVSGAIFSNHMGYLYKVLSQKGITGVELRNQAFTGAFHLAYIMASILAWVAVVTSLARGSTKLEKKI